In one window of Verrucomicrobiota bacterium DNA:
- the tadA gene encoding Flp pilus assembly complex ATPase component TadA, which translates to MAEKDDYLVDILVDLGFVTAEQVEGLRGEAQTAGVGVVDLMVANKVIRPADVTQAKAAHFGAEVVNLSEMRLTDDVLSAIPRHIAKKYRVVPVFKHDGSVTVALSDPSDLDTIDSLNHLLHGQIEVRVASEQDIEAALNKYYGAAQDGISKMIQDITEGEVEIPKLPGAGTGDDGAAVEADAPIIKLVNSLIVEAFKMRASDIHLEPLSKRFRVRYRIDGMLHEIKSPPKRLQAAILSRLKIQSNMSISEHRIPQDGRIQTSVGGKMIDLRVSCLPTNHGESIVMRILDKEGLRLGLPELGFFTDDQQTFERLIGLPDGILLVTGPTGSGKTTTLYSCLHFINRPDRKIITVEDPVEYQLAGINQVQVNEAVGLTFSMALRSMLRQAPNIIMLGEIRDLETATIAINASLTGHLVFSTLHTNDAPSAVTRLIDIGVKPFLVASSTRALMAQRLVRKVCKRCAAPYQPSEAELRTLNIDPTQLAEAKFQKGKGCADCSQTGYRGRFGIFEIFVIDDEARKLIYERVPSSVLRTRAREMGMRTLREDGVRKILAGLTSPDEVIRATVGDVD; encoded by the coding sequence CCAGGCCAAGGCCGCGCACTTCGGTGCCGAGGTGGTCAACTTGAGCGAGATGCGTTTGACGGACGATGTGCTTTCAGCCATCCCCCGGCACATCGCCAAGAAATATCGCGTGGTGCCGGTGTTCAAACACGACGGGAGCGTAACCGTGGCACTCAGCGATCCCTCCGATCTGGATACGATCGACAGTTTGAATCATTTGCTCCATGGGCAGATTGAAGTGCGCGTGGCGTCGGAGCAGGATATCGAAGCGGCCTTAAATAAGTATTACGGCGCGGCGCAGGATGGCATCAGCAAGATGATCCAGGACATCACGGAGGGCGAAGTCGAGATTCCCAAACTCCCCGGCGCCGGCACCGGTGATGATGGCGCGGCGGTGGAAGCGGATGCGCCGATCATCAAACTCGTGAATTCGCTCATCGTTGAAGCGTTCAAAATGCGTGCGTCCGACATCCATTTGGAACCGTTGTCGAAACGTTTTCGTGTGCGTTACCGGATTGACGGGATGTTGCACGAGATCAAAAGCCCGCCCAAACGTTTGCAGGCCGCGATCCTGAGCCGGTTGAAAATCCAATCCAACATGTCGATTTCCGAACACCGGATTCCGCAAGACGGACGTATTCAAACTTCGGTCGGCGGTAAAATGATCGACTTGCGCGTGTCCTGTCTGCCCACCAATCACGGGGAAAGTATCGTGATGCGTATTTTGGACAAGGAAGGTTTGCGTCTGGGCCTGCCAGAATTGGGATTTTTTACGGACGACCAACAAACGTTTGAGCGATTGATTGGATTGCCCGACGGGATATTGCTGGTGACCGGGCCGACCGGTTCTGGAAAGACCACGACGCTGTATTCGTGCCTGCATTTCATCAACCGGCCCGACCGCAAGATCATCACGGTGGAGGACCCGGTGGAATATCAACTGGCCGGCATCAACCAAGTGCAGGTGAATGAAGCGGTGGGGCTGACGTTTTCCATGGCGTTGCGCTCGATGCTCCGGCAGGCGCCCAACATCATCATGTTGGGGGAAATCCGCGATTTGGAAACCGCCACCATCGCCATCAACGCGTCGCTGACCGGTCACTTGGTTTTCTCCACGCTGCACACAAACGACGCGCCCAGCGCAGTGACACGTTTGATCGATATTGGCGTCAAGCCGTTTCTAGTCGCTTCTTCGACGCGCGCATTGATGGCGCAGCGACTGGTGCGGAAGGTTTGCAAGCGTTGCGCGGCGCCGTATCAACCGTCGGAGGCGGAGCTGCGCACGTTGAACATCGACCCCACGCAACTGGCCGAGGCCAAATTCCAAAAGGGCAAAGGGTGCGCCGATTGCTCCCAGACCGGATACCGTGGTCGATTCGGAATCTTTGAGATATTTGTTATTGATGATGAGGCCCGCAAATTGATTTATGAACGAGTTCCTTCCTCGGTCTTGCGCACGCGCGCCCGCGAAATGGGCATGCGCACGTTGCGCGAAGACGGCGTCCGCAAAATCCTGGCCGGACTGACCTCGCCCGATGAAGTCATTCGCGCGACGGTGGGCGACGTGGATTAG
- a CDS encoding type IV pilus twitching motility protein PilT yields the protein MSYSMSDLLQLVVSEGASDLHLRVGVPPVIRVHGILHRVEGPLLTADDTDELMRSITSEDHIQQVRERGGADFGFAFGDLARFRVSVFKEKGHFGSVLRQIPSKLLTMEQIGLPPSARELLYKPRGLVLVTGPTGSGKTTTLASMIDIINQERDEVHIITVEDPIEYYHTHKKALVTQREVHVDVPNFAEALRRALRQDPDVILVGELRDLETMEAAITAAETGHLVFGTLHTTGAAKTIDRIVNAFPVNQQETIRIQLSTVLQAVISQLLIPRIDKPGRVAVFEIMINTPSIGALIRDNKTFRLNSDIQTGAKYGMVTLDSFLIDKYMQGMIDREEVVTKSQDPVTIQAKLQELELAAATGADAEDKGKPPKS from the coding sequence ATGTCGTATTCGATGTCTGATCTGTTGCAGTTGGTGGTTTCCGAGGGTGCGTCTGATTTGCATTTGCGCGTCGGCGTGCCGCCTGTGATCCGGGTGCACGGGATTCTGCACCGCGTGGAGGGGCCGTTGCTGACGGCGGATGACACGGACGAATTGATGCGCAGCATCACCTCGGAGGACCACATCCAGCAGGTTCGGGAACGCGGTGGCGCCGACTTCGGTTTCGCTTTTGGCGACCTGGCACGCTTCCGCGTAAGTGTGTTCAAGGAGAAGGGACATTTCGGTTCGGTGTTGCGGCAGATTCCCAGCAAACTGCTGACGATGGAGCAGATTGGCCTGCCGCCATCGGCCAGGGAATTACTCTACAAACCGCGCGGCCTGGTGCTGGTGACCGGGCCGACCGGTTCCGGCAAAACGACCACGCTGGCGTCAATGATTGACATCATCAATCAGGAGCGCGACGAGGTGCATATCATCACCGTTGAAGACCCGATTGAATACTACCACACGCACAAGAAGGCCCTGGTCACGCAGCGGGAGGTGCACGTGGACGTGCCCAATTTTGCCGAAGCATTGCGCCGCGCGTTGCGCCAGGACCCCGACGTGATTCTGGTCGGCGAATTGCGCGATCTGGAAACGATGGAAGCAGCCATCACCGCCGCCGAAACCGGCCACTTGGTTTTCGGCACCCTGCACACGACGGGCGCGGCCAAGACGATTGACCGCATTGTGAATGCGTTTCCGGTCAACCAACAGGAGACCATTCGCATTCAGCTTTCCACGGTGTTGCAGGCGGTCATTTCGCAGTTGCTGATTCCGCGGATTGATAAACCGGGGCGCGTTGCCGTCTTTGAAATCATGATCAACACGCCCTCCATTGGCGCGCTGATTCGTGACAACAAAACGTTCCGGCTCAACTCGGACATTCAGACCGGCGCCAAATACGGCATGGTCACGCTGGACAGTTTTCTGATCGACAAATACATGCAGGGAATGATTGATCGGGAGGAAGTCGTGACCAAATCCCAGGATCCAGTCACCATTCAAGCCAAACTGCAGGAATTGGAATTGGCCGCGGCCACGGGTGCGGATGCCGAGGATAAGGGCAAGCCTCCAAAGTCGTAA
- the tadA gene encoding Flp pilus assembly complex ATPase component TadA — MAETNSDPLLALVRERELIDDLQLEEVTAEHARSGKPVSQILQDFEILDLPTQLQVIADYLGTEVVTLNERDLSPELLKAIPPATARMYQCLPVAQHGSTLQVALADPLNPARLDELQFIIKRDTQLVVADPAQIEKAINKWYGEDSESVSDILKELGADADIAKEVNEAVATDNVAELSELANDVPIVRLVNLVLVQAVQDRASDIHFEPFEDEFKIRYRVDGALYEMAPPPKHLALPVISRLKVMANMNISERRLPQDGRITFPVGNRMIDMRVSTLPTQFGESLVLRVLDRSAVNLEIESLGFPKYVHDYVTEAIQRPNGIFIVTGPTGCGKTTTLYSALRRVNTIDSKLLTAEDPVEYDIEGIMQVAINEAVGLTFSKCLRSFLRQDPDVIMVGEMRDLETAQISIQASLTGHLVLSTLHTNDAPGAVTRMIDMGVEPFLISSTLMAVLGQRLVRTICKNCRTPFEPTETQLALLNLSPHDLGDKVFYYGRGCANCNDSGYKGRRGIFELLTINDAIRALINERAPTVVVRQKAVELGMVTLREDGLRGIFDGDTTIEEVVKYT; from the coding sequence ATGGCAGAAACCAATTCCGATCCTCTTTTGGCGCTGGTTCGCGAGCGCGAACTGATCGATGACTTGCAACTCGAGGAAGTCACGGCGGAGCACGCCCGGAGTGGCAAGCCCGTCAGCCAGATTTTGCAAGACTTTGAAATTCTGGATTTGCCGACGCAACTCCAGGTCATCGCTGATTATCTCGGCACGGAGGTGGTCACTCTCAATGAGCGGGACCTATCGCCGGAATTGTTGAAAGCCATCCCACCCGCCACGGCGCGGATGTATCAATGTTTGCCGGTGGCCCAGCACGGTTCGACGCTTCAGGTGGCTCTGGCGGATCCGCTGAACCCTGCCCGCCTGGATGAACTCCAGTTCATCATCAAGCGAGACACCCAGCTCGTCGTGGCCGATCCGGCGCAAATCGAGAAGGCCATCAACAAATGGTACGGCGAGGACAGTGAAAGCGTTTCTGATATTCTCAAGGAACTGGGCGCTGATGCCGACATTGCGAAGGAAGTCAACGAGGCGGTGGCCACGGACAACGTGGCCGAATTGAGTGAACTCGCCAATGACGTGCCAATCGTCCGGCTGGTGAATCTGGTTCTGGTGCAAGCGGTGCAGGACCGTGCCAGTGATATTCACTTTGAGCCGTTCGAGGATGAATTCAAAATCCGTTATCGCGTGGACGGCGCGCTTTATGAAATGGCGCCGCCGCCAAAGCACCTGGCCCTGCCGGTCATTTCGCGCCTGAAAGTCATGGCGAATATGAACATCTCCGAACGGCGCCTGCCACAGGACGGCCGCATCACGTTTCCCGTCGGCAACCGGATGATCGACATGCGTGTGTCCACCTTGCCGACGCAATTTGGTGAGTCGCTGGTGCTGCGCGTGCTGGATCGTTCCGCCGTCAACCTCGAAATCGAATCGCTCGGTTTTCCCAAGTATGTGCATGACTATGTGACCGAGGCGATTCAACGGCCCAACGGTATTTTTATCGTTACTGGTCCCACCGGTTGCGGCAAGACGACGACACTTTATTCGGCCTTGCGCAGAGTCAATACGATTGATTCCAAACTGCTGACCGCCGAGGATCCGGTGGAATACGACATCGAAGGCATCATGCAGGTCGCCATCAACGAAGCCGTGGGATTGACCTTCAGCAAGTGCTTGCGCTCGTTCTTGCGGCAGGACCCGGACGTGATCATGGTGGGTGAAATGCGCGACCTGGAAACGGCGCAGATTTCCATTCAGGCGTCGCTGACGGGTCACCTGGTATTGAGCACGCTGCACACCAATGATGCGCCGGGGGCGGTCACGCGGATGATCGACATGGGCGTCGAACCTTTTTTGATATCTTCGACGCTCATGGCGGTGCTCGGCCAGCGTTTGGTGCGCACCATCTGCAAGAACTGCCGCACGCCATTCGAGCCGACGGAAACCCAGTTGGCGCTCCTCAATCTTTCGCCGCATGATCTGGGCGACAAAGTGTTTTATTACGGTCGTGGTTGCGCCAATTGCAACGATTCCGGTTACAAGGGTCGCCGCGGCATTTTCGAATTGTTGACGATCAACGATGCCATTCGTGCCCTCATTAACGAACGCGCCCCCACCGTGGTGGTCCGGCAAAAGGCGGTAGAATTGGGCATGGTCACCTTGCGCGAAGATGGCTTGCGTGGCATCTTCGACGGAGATACAACCATTGAAGAAGTCGTGAAATACACCTGA
- a CDS encoding type II secretion system F family protein, translated as MPRFNYVAMDSRGKETKGTLEVANQNEAIARVKEMGFFPTKIIETDKVKDKGEKKARPAAKAAGKKGGFNINIKIPGLSGKVKSKVLTTFTRQLATLVDAGLPLLRGLRVLQKQEKNPTLKGIIGELALSIEGGSTFSEGLAQHPKVFNRLYVNMVKAGEMGGVLEVVLNRLSEFMEKAQKIKGKVIAAMFYPVAVMIVAVAILGVLMVYVVPKFQEVFEGMLEGSKLPAFTRLVLGISTAIKDHIIVTAGIVAGCVIVFLIIIRTKIGRRIFDKVKLKMPVIGPVISKVAISRFTRTLGTLVSSGVPILQALTIVKETAGNVIVGNAVSAVHESVKEGETITAPLEASNVFPPMVISMVDVGEQTGALPEMLLKIADNYDEEVDNAVSAMTSLLEPIMIVFLAVIVGSIVIAMFLPLIELMNRVGDSGGEKGGD; from the coding sequence ATGCCAAGATTTAATTATGTGGCCATGGATTCACGTGGCAAGGAAACCAAAGGGACGTTGGAAGTGGCCAACCAGAACGAGGCCATCGCGCGCGTCAAGGAGATGGGTTTCTTCCCCACCAAGATCATCGAAACCGACAAGGTAAAGGACAAGGGTGAAAAGAAGGCGAGGCCCGCCGCCAAGGCCGCCGGGAAAAAGGGTGGCTTTAACATCAACATCAAGATTCCCGGCCTGAGCGGCAAGGTGAAATCAAAGGTCCTGACCACGTTCACCCGCCAGTTGGCGACGCTGGTCGATGCGGGGTTGCCGTTGTTGCGCGGGTTGCGAGTGTTGCAGAAGCAGGAGAAGAATCCTACCCTCAAGGGTATCATTGGCGAGCTGGCATTGTCGATCGAAGGCGGCAGCACCTTTTCGGAAGGACTGGCTCAACACCCCAAAGTATTCAACCGACTTTACGTCAATATGGTCAAGGCCGGCGAAATGGGCGGCGTGCTGGAAGTGGTGTTGAACCGACTGTCTGAGTTCATGGAAAAGGCGCAGAAGATCAAAGGCAAGGTCATCGCGGCCATGTTTTATCCGGTCGCGGTCATGATTGTGGCGGTCGCGATCCTCGGTGTGTTGATGGTGTACGTGGTGCCCAAGTTCCAGGAGGTTTTCGAGGGCATGTTGGAAGGCTCAAAGTTGCCGGCTTTTACCCGGCTGGTTTTGGGGATCAGCACCGCCATCAAGGACCACATCATCGTTACGGCCGGTATCGTGGCGGGGTGCGTCATCGTTTTCCTCATAATCATCCGGACAAAAATCGGCCGGCGGATTTTTGACAAGGTGAAACTAAAAATGCCGGTGATCGGCCCGGTCATCAGCAAGGTCGCCATCTCCCGCTTCACTCGCACGCTGGGCACCCTGGTCAGCAGTGGCGTTCCCATTCTTCAGGCCTTGACGATTGTGAAGGAGACGGCTGGAAATGTGATTGTGGGCAATGCCGTTTCTGCGGTTCACGAAAGCGTGAAGGAAGGTGAAACCATCACGGCCCCGCTAGAAGCCTCCAACGTATTTCCCCCGATGGTCATCAGCATGGTGGACGTCGGTGAGCAAACCGGCGCGTTGCCGGAGATGTTGTTGAAAATAGCCGATAACTACGATGAAGAAGTGGACAATGCCGTCTCAGCCATGACCTCGCTCTTGGAACCGATCATGATTGTCTTCCTGGCAGTGATTGTGGGCAGCATTGTTATTGCAATGTTTCTGCCGCTGATCGAGTTGATGAACAGGGTTGGAGACTCGGGAGGCGAAAAGGGCGGCGATTAA
- a CDS encoding prepilin-type N-terminal cleavage/methylation domain-containing protein, whose product MKNNSNRRAAQAFTLIELLVVIAIMGLLAGMVVALMPLATAGPKIKKTQAERDAIITSIEAYKAKKGFYPPDNPTNAALNQLYYELVGTTNNGTLFVTLSGKDSIQSSVMQAQFGVANFNNSTKAAKGSDDFDVQNFHKSLKQEIQTKVVPPGVRILVAPVDGPNRQRTNAWRYVSSNPTNNPGSFDLWADIVVGGKTNRISNWSKDPIIIGN is encoded by the coding sequence ATGAAAAACAATTCAAACCGTCGCGCGGCGCAGGCATTCACGCTGATCGAGCTACTCGTCGTCATCGCCATCATGGGGTTGCTGGCGGGTATGGTTGTGGCGCTGATGCCGCTTGCCACTGCTGGACCCAAGATCAAAAAAACCCAGGCCGAACGAGACGCCATCATCACCTCGATTGAGGCGTACAAGGCCAAAAAGGGATTTTACCCGCCCGACAATCCCACCAATGCAGCCTTGAACCAGCTCTATTACGAATTAGTCGGGACGACCAACAACGGCACTTTATTTGTGACGTTGAGCGGCAAAGACTCGATCCAATCGTCGGTCATGCAAGCCCAATTTGGGGTCGCGAATTTTAACAATTCGACCAAGGCCGCCAAGGGAAGTGATGATTTTGATGTCCAAAATTTTCATAAAAGCCTGAAACAAGAAATTCAGACCAAAGTAGTGCCACCGGGTGTGAGGATTCTCGTTGCGCCGGTGGACGGGCCGAACAGACAGCGAACCAACGCTTGGCGCTACGTCTCCTCCAATCCCACAAACAACCCCGGTTCCTTCGATCTGTGGGCGGACATCGTGGTCGGTGGAAAAACCAACCGCATTTCCAACTGGAGCAAAGATCCCATCATCATTGGAAACTGA
- a CDS encoding type II secretion system protein — translation MKNSSRPFYIAPRGFTLIELLVVISIIGILAGLLLPVLAAAKKKAQIAQARTEMQGIVAAINAYETAYSRFPASSDAAAAVDPNDGPDFTFGTVLPNKAVLKDKKGRDLPRIQNLAAAKKKDYQNCNAEVMGILLDLDKYGNGTPTVNINHVKNPQRTQFLNVKTVSDIKSPGIGPDGVYRDPWGDPYIITIDLNYDNKTRDGFYALAIVSQLSGNTGINGLYSSTGNRNDFEVNLSVIVWSLGPDGKADPNVKADRLVNKDNVLSWK, via the coding sequence ATGAAAAATTCATCACGACCCTTCTACATTGCGCCTCGCGGCTTCACCTTGATTGAACTGCTGGTGGTCATCAGCATCATCGGCATTCTGGCCGGCCTGTTGTTGCCGGTGCTGGCTGCGGCGAAGAAAAAGGCCCAGATTGCGCAAGCAAGAACGGAAATGCAGGGAATTGTCGCCGCCATCAACGCGTACGAAACTGCCTACAGCCGGTTTCCCGCCTCCAGTGATGCCGCGGCGGCGGTCGATCCCAACGATGGTCCTGATTTTACCTTCGGGACGGTCCTCCCCAACAAGGCCGTCTTAAAAGACAAGAAAGGCAGGGACCTTCCTCGCATTCAAAATCTGGCTGCGGCCAAGAAAAAGGATTATCAAAATTGCAACGCTGAAGTGATGGGCATTCTGCTGGATTTGGACAAGTACGGAAATGGCACGCCCACGGTGAACATCAACCACGTGAAGAATCCTCAACGCACTCAATTCCTGAACGTCAAGACGGTCAGCGATATCAAATCTCCCGGCATCGGCCCGGACGGAGTGTATCGTGATCCTTGGGGCGATCCGTACATCATCACCATCGACTTGAACTATGACAACAAAACGCGGGACGGCTTTTATGCGCTCGCAATCGTGTCGCAACTCAGCGGAAACACGGGCATCAACGGACTTTACAGCAGCACGGGCAACCGGAATGACTTCGAGGTCAACCTTTCGGTGATTGTCTGGTCGTTGGGACCAGATGGCAAAGCAGATCCCAATGTGAAGGCCGACCGTCTCGTGAACAAAGACAATGTCTTGAGTTGGAAATAA
- a CDS encoding prepilin-type N-terminal cleavage/methylation domain-containing protein, which yields MTRYRNNQQTTTPQRAPRRAARRSLVLSLPGVGCRRGIRTASAFTLIEMLVVIAIIGILAAIGLPAMRGFGKSNALTAAVRQLQDDVSLARQRAISGHTDVYLVFIPPSIANFPIASLTDVNNRKVFTNLVSGQYTTYALFSSRSVGEQPGRSNPRYLTQWKALPEGMFIAASKFAFYNSAMPDYTRAYPTNRPFPFPLATNNTTPLNLPYIGFDYQGRLISGRDEIIPLARGSILYDRNPDGSLVIGPADVKETPPGNSITSSNQIHIEWLTGRARVESQPVQ from the coding sequence ATGACCCGCTACCGCAACAACCAGCAGACCACCACGCCGCAGCGCGCGCCCCGCCGCGCGGCTCGGCGGTCGTTGGTTTTGTCGCTGCCTGGTGTGGGTTGTCGCCGTGGAATTCGCACAGCCTCAGCCTTCACTCTGATCGAGATGCTGGTGGTCATTGCGATCATCGGGATCTTGGCGGCGATCGGACTGCCAGCCATGAGAGGTTTCGGAAAATCCAATGCGCTCACAGCGGCTGTCCGGCAACTTCAGGATGACGTCAGTCTGGCCCGGCAACGCGCCATCAGCGGACACACGGACGTTTACCTCGTCTTCATCCCACCCAGCATCGCGAATTTTCCCATTGCCTCACTAACGGACGTGAACAACCGGAAGGTCTTCACGAATTTGGTCAGCGGCCAATACACCACCTATGCGCTGTTCTCCTCCCGCAGCGTGGGCGAACAACCGGGACGTTCCAACCCGCGTTATTTGACTCAATGGAAAGCACTGCCGGAAGGGATGTTCATCGCCGCGAGTAAGTTCGCCTTCTACAATTCCGCGATGCCGGATTACACCCGCGCGTATCCGACCAACCGGCCATTTCCATTTCCGCTCGCGACGAACAACACGACTCCATTGAACCTGCCCTATATCGGTTTTGACTATCAGGGCCGGTTGATCAGCGGACGGGACGAAATCATTCCCCTGGCGCGCGGCAGTATTCTTTATGACCGGAACCCCGACGGCAGCCTTGTAATCGGGCCGGCGGATGTGAAGGAGACCCCGCCCGGCAATTCCATCACCAGTTCCAATCAGATTCACATCGAGTGGCTGACCGGGCGCGCCCGTGTCGAAAGCCAGCCAGTCCAATGA